The following is a genomic window from Plasmodium knowlesi strain H genome assembly, chromosome: 1.
CAGCGAACAATTCCAGCGCTTCGTCATTTTTTGAAGATAACCTAGACCCCAGGATTAGGGATGGAGGAAAGAATAGCACAAGTATCGGAGGGAACCCTCATGATAAAAGTCGACATAAGTATAAATTCAAGTACAGCAGAAAGGATAGATCCGATGAGAGAAGCAGGAGTGGAAGGATGGATAATGGATATAGGGACCATAGCAGTAGCAGTGGGAGTAGGGAGCCCGGAAGTGATAGGGAAAGTAGggtgaaaagagaaaaacttaaggagaagaagggagatcggaaggaggaaatgggTAGTGCTAACAATCCAATCGGTGTTGGATCATGTGCTCATCCTTGTGGGAGTGCTCAGGAGGCTTTTTCCTCTGGTGGGTCAGTCCCTAGTGGAGCTTCCCCTATTGGAGCCACCCCTATTGGAGCTTCCCGTAGTAGTAGCGGAGAAAGCATCGGCGGATTCTTCAGCACCCTAGGTTTAGGCAACCTCTTCTCCAACCTAGAAAATCGAACATTCTGCAACGAATATAAGACAGGGTATTGCCTCGATGAGGAGGCAAAGAAAGTTCTACAGAAGGATGGAGATTCTTCTTCGAAAAACTCTTCCTCAAAAAAATCAAGCAAAATAGGCATAGGTTTAGATGGGAAAGGGGTATTTAACAGTGAATCGCCTGAAGGAAACCCCATATGTGTAGACACAACATATTACGATATCCTAAATGTTAAGCCCACTGCTACCTTCAGTGAAATAAAATCGAGTTATTATAAGTTAGCCCTCAAGTGGCATCcagataaaaaaggagatgaTCCGGAAGCTAAGGTGAAGTTCCAAAAGATCAATGAAGCATATCAGGTTTTAAGTGATTCGGAAAGGAGAGCAgattataataaatatggACTGAATGCAACAAAGGATATGGTGGTTATCGACCCATCGTTATTATTCATGATGCTGTATAGCTCAGATGAACTATCCGACTATGTTGGTACGTTACGTGTAgcatttttcataaaattaGCATTCGAATGTAACAGTACAATTGAAGATATTCAAACACAAGGAGGCAAGATGTTTTCAGAAATGGAGGTGGAGCAATCCAAGAGGGAAATTGAGTTGGCTCTACttttaaggaaaaggttACAACCATATGTTGATGGAGATACAAAGTGGGTAGagagaatggaaaaagaaatttctgATTTGTTggattcttctttttccagcTCTATTTTGGAATCTATTGGATGGAACTATCGTAATAGTGCCTCATCATTTATTGCTGAGGTGACTACTCTATGGGGAATGGGAGCTACTTTGCCTAATATACAAGCCCAGAAACGGTCTGTTCAAAACAACTTTGGGTTAGCTACCTCTCTCATTAGCACCTTCTTCACCATGCAGAAGATGGTTGCTTACAACGAAATGAACGATAGTCTTGAAGGAGCTGATTTGGGCGAAGAAGCCAAAGTCATCTCGGGGGGGAAAGTCAACTGCGAGGAAAATAAgttgcaaaaggaaaaaatacaggACAATGGAAGTGGTAACGTGAGGGACAACGCCAGTGCAGGCTATTCTAGTGAAGGTTATTCCGGTGCAGATCATTTGGGTGGTAAAACCGCCGGGGGGAATTTCACGCATAAAGTCGCAGACAAGTTTAGCGATTTTTTTGGGGAGAagcggaaggaaaagaagaaacagaaaaaggaggatatGGAGGGGGCGGAGGGGATAACCCAGCCAAGTAGAAGCAGTACGGAGTTGGTGGACGATGGCATTCCGCAATCGCAGCAGACTCATGATGATGACACCTCGAAGCGAAAGACATGTCAGAAGAAAGATATGGATCGAGAAGCTTACCttgagaagaagaacaatgAAGCCTTTGCCatcattataaaaaatgtacttaAGGTTGTTCTGTGGGATATTGAATCCACCGTCAGGAAGGTGGCAGAAAAGGTTCTGCGGGACGAAGGGGTCTCCATAGAAACAAGGTTGCAAAGAGCCAAGGCGTTAAAACTACTTGGCAAAATTATGCTTCGATTATCAAAGACAAAAAAGGATATGAGCGATTCCAAGGAATTCGACGTGAACCAACTTTTCGAGTCGGTCATTTTGAAAGTCGCGCAAAAAGCTGCAGCCGAGGAGGAGGCCGCGTCCAGGCGTGAGGACGAGGATTTTTTTAAGCGGGAATCCTACTAGGAGTGCGGTAGACGTGATCAACGCGATCAACACTACAGCGGATTTGCGAAATGTAACTATTTTTTGTGAAATCTTCATTCGAGTTTTTTGTGAGAAGACCTACATCTGGAAGGCGAAGAAGTGGTCCATGTATGTAAGGTGCAAAAAATCCCCATCAAGAtccaaaagggaaaggaaaaatttccaGTGGGCTATTTACTCATGTTGGGGTTCCTCTCATACAAGCACTTGCCGAAGAGAGCGACTACGGACACGGGCACACAGGTCCGTGTGACATGCTCCAACTACCACCTCCAGCGAGGGACGACAATATCGAGGTGTGACATGCGGTGTCAACTTTTGCAATTTCGGAAAGCcttcattgtttttttttttttttcaagatgTGTTTTTTCTGCCCGTGCGATACTACGCACCCATTTCATGCCTAATTATACCATGTGACCATTTATGTGTTTTTCATGtggatcatttttttttttttttttttttttttttcccaaagcTTTTACATGGTTTGCATCCCCTGTTGCGTTTTTTTGATTATCCTAATTTTCGTCCCTCTTCTAATGTGAccaattcattttttttcacgtcgTTTTCCTGATGTGTAGCAATTTTGCAAGTCGCTCTCCCTGTGTGAGGTTGTGTGTCGCGGAAACACAGGGCAATCTCATTGCTCCGTTGAGTCATTGCATCGTTATcgcattactttttttttttttttttttttttttttaatacccATAGATGCgtaattttttgtgaaaCATCCAAGCGACTGTGTGTTGGGCACCGTGGCACTGTGCTATGTCTGGCTACGCCACTTCGTCCATCACCGCGCGCAGGTCCCGCAGGAAGGGCTCTGACCGCGGGGCGGGGAAGGGGACGAACGCGGGCGTCTGCAGACACCGCAATACCCCCTCCCGCAAATCCCCCAAGCATTCGCACACCTCTAAGTAGTTCATCGAACGTAAAAATCTTGCAAACTCCAACTGGTGGTTATCCATTAATTTGTCGTTTACTACTATtagcattttcttcttcatgcGCAACCCTTGGACGGTGCTACCTGCGCCGGCATGACTTAAAATGAGGTCGGCCTTTTCAAAATGCTTTACtaaatcctttttgtatCGAAAGAATTTCACTCGATGCAGGAATTCCTTGTTATTGTTGCTATATCTGTAAATCAACTTTGGTTCGTAGGTACCCTCCCCGATCTGCATGCTCATTTTGGCGAAACCTGCACGTAGGAGGAAGCTGTGGAAATCCTCCGTGTCGATTTCTTTTATTAGATCATCGAATTTGTACGATCCTACAGTGACAAACAagattttctttcttccgtcttttccttcctccattttttacttgCTCCTCCTTCGGTTCACGTACACCTTGGCCCTAAACATCGTCAATCCCCATAAAAGGCTTCTTCCAAGAAGGGACTAGCAACACTTTTCACTCTTGTGCGATGTTAAATGAGGGGAGGGaagggtagaaaaaaaaaaaaaaaaagttcccaCATGGGGCatataaaaagggggagaaatttTCCGATGGGCTCAATTCATCAGAAGGTGCACGCATAAATACGCTCCACCGGTAGATGTTTTTATAGTGTGTGTAGTGTATTTGTACGAACTGTCCCCAGGAAATACAAACGCATTATTCAGCGTTAGGAGAGTATGTATATTCCACACAACTGCCTGTTGAATTATTTTACTAGAAACAAAAAGGGTTGCACACTATTTTTGTGCACCTCATAACTGTTCGCATGAACATTTGATCCGCCTCCCACCCCCCTTCTTCATTATACGCAAAACTGCAAATTTGCTAAGTATACTTACTTTTCGTTAGGAAATGCAAACCCCCGTGTGAACAAATATGTGCATGCCCAAATGACATAGACGGTTTCGTCTGTTGGAGTGAGGGACTCCTTTGGGAAATGTCGAGGCATACCTTCGTTTGGTCCCGAATTACACAGTAGGGACCCCGCGATGTGTGAGGAGTTTCTCAACTGGTTATCTTCCCCCTCATGagtctctcttttttttttaactaccATATTGGGCATATTTGCCATTTTTCACGATGATggcttttatttctttttttttttttttttttttttttttgaacagtTATTTCTGAACAGCTGCATATAATTTGCCTTTTTCGCCTGAACAACTTGgctattttgttaaaaaaaaaaaaaaaaaatccctccCAAGGGTCTTTTTCGCCTGCacgttcagaaaaaaaaaaaaaaaaaaaaaaaaaaaaggcgcaaCGAAGCAATA
Proteins encoded in this region:
- a CDS encoding UDP-N-acetylglucosamine transferase subunit ALG13, putative — its product is MEEGKDGRKKILFVTVGSYKFDDLIKEIDTEDFHSFLLRAGFAKMSMQIGEGTYEPKLIYRYSNNNKEFLHRVKFFRYKKDLVKHFEKADLILSHAGAGSTVQGLRMKKKMLIVVNDKLMDNHQLEFARFLRSMNYLEVCECLGDLREGVLRCLQTPAFVPFPAPRSEPFLRDLRAVMDEVA
- a CDS encoding DnaJ protein, putative; its protein translation is MSNWGGFFGDYGNWFTSPGNHIATGNVGTHNVDTNMSTNLAAAAATANNSSASSFFEDNLDPRIRDGGKNSTSIGGNPHDKSRHKYKFKYSRKDRSDERSRSGRMDNGYRDHSSSSGSREPGSDRESRVKREKLKEKKGDRKEEMGSANNPIGVGSCAHPCGSAQEAFSSGGSVPSGASPIGATPIGASRSSSGESIGGFFSTLGLGNLFSNLENRTFCNEYKTGYCLDEEAKKVLQKDGDSSSKNSSSKKSSKIGIGLDGKGVFNSESPEGNPICVDTTYYDILNVKPTATFSEIKSSYYKLALKWHPDKKGDDPEAKVKFQKINEAYQVLSDSERRADYNKYGLNATKDMVVIDPSLLFMMLYSSDELSDYVGTLRVAFFIKLAFECNSTIEDIQTQGGKMFSEMEVEQSKREIELALLLRKRLQPYVDGDTKWVERMEKEISDLLDSSFSSSILESIGWNYRNSASSFIAEVTTLWGMGATLPNIQAQKRSVQNNFGLATSLISTFFTMQKMVAYNEMNDSLEGADLGEEAKVISGGKVNCEENKLQKEKIQDNGSGNVRDNASAGYSSEGYSGADHLGGKTAGGNFTHKVADKFSDFFGEKRKEKKKQKKEDMEGAEGITQPSRSSTELVDDGIPQSQQTHDDDTSKRKTCQKKDMDREAYLEKKNNEAFAIIIKNVLKVVLWDIESTVRKVAEKVLRDEGVSIETRLQRAKALKLLGKIMLRLSKTKKDMSDSKEFDVNQLFESVILKVAQKAAAEEEAASRREDEDFFKRESY